From the Simplicispira suum genome, the window GACAATTACGTCATCGGGCAGGAAGTCGCCAAGCGCACGCTGGCGGTGGCGGTCTACAACCATTACAAACGCCTGCGCTACAAAGAGAAGGCGGGCAAGGACGACGTAGAACTCTCCAAGAGCAATATCCTGCTCATTGGTCCGACAGGCTCGGGCAAGACGCTGCTGGCCCAGACGCTGGCCCGCATGCTTGACGTTCCCTTCGTGATGGCGGATGCCACCACGCTGACCGAAGCGGGTTACGTTGGCGAAGACGTTGAGAACATCGTGCAAAAGCTGCTGCAAAGCTGCAATTACGAGGTCGAACGCGCCCAGCGCGGCATCGTCTACATCGACGAAATCGACAAAATCTCGCGCAAGTCGGACAACCCCAGCATCACGCGCGACGTTTCGGGCGAAGGCGTGCAGCAGGCTTTGCTCAAGCTCATCGAAGGCACCATGGCCAGCGTGCCGCCGCAAGGCGGGCGCAAGCACCCCAACCAGGATTTTTTGCAGATCGACACGACCAACATCCTGTTCATTTGCGGCGGCGCCTTTGCCGGTCTGGAAAAAGTCATTGAGAACCGAACCGAGGCTTCGGGTATCGGTTTTGGCGCTGCGGTGAAAAGCAAGAAGCAGCGCGCACTGTCGGAAGTGTTCCAGGACATCGAGCCGGAAGACCTGATCAAGTTCGGTTTGATTCCCGAGCTGGTGGGACGCATGCCGGTGGTGACGGCTTTGGCCGAACTGCACGAAGACGCGCTGGTGCAAATTCTTACCGAGCCCAAGAACGCGCTGGTCAAGCAGTACAGCAAGCTGCTCGCCATGGAAGGCGCCGAGCTGGAAATTCGCCCCGCGGCGCTCAAAGCCATCGCCCGCAAAGCGTTGGCCCGCAAAACGGGTGCGCGTGGCCTGCGCTCGATCCTGGAGCAGACCTTGATCGGCACCATGTTCGATCTGCCCAACAGCAGCAACGTGGAAAAAGTTGTGGTGGATGAATCAACCGTCGAGGAAAACAAGCCGCCACTGCTGGTTTACCGGGAAACCGCCAAAAAGGCGTGACCCCTTGCTGTCCTGCGGGACAGCTTGAAAACTGGGGTTCACGGACCATATTGGCAAGACTTTCACAAGGATTTTGATGTCCGGACATACCCCCCTTCCCGCCGAGCCGCTTGTGCTGCCTTTGCTGCCCCTGCGCGACGTGGTCGTCTTTCCCCACATGGTGATTCCGCTGTTTGTCGGGCGCGCCAAGAGCATCAAGGCGCTTGAGCTGGCCATGGAGAGCGACCGCCGCATCATGCTGGTGGCGCAAAAGGCCGCTGCCAAGGACGAACCCTCTGTGACCGACATGTTCGACGTCGGCTGCGTCTCCACCATCCTGCAAATGCTCAAACTCCCTGACGGCACCGTGAAGGTGCTGGTCGAGGGGCAGCAGCGCGCCAAGGTGGGTGAGATCGAGGATCTTGAAACGCATTTTTCGGCCACCGTGGTGCCGGTGGAAGTGCTCGATGCGAAAACCCGGCCCAGCGAAATCGAAGCGCTGCGCCGTGCGGTGATGCAACAGTTCGACCAGTACGTCAAGCTCAACAAGAAGATCCCGCCAGAGATTTTGACGTCCATCTCCAGCATTGATGATCCAGGCCGCCTGGCGGACACGATTGCTGCGCATCTCCCGCTCAAGCTTGAGAACAAGCAGGCGGTGCTCGATCTGTCGGAGGTCAAAGGCCGGCTGGAGAATCTGTTCGAACAGCTCGACCGCGAAGTCGACATTCTCAACGTCGACAAAAAGATCCGTGGACGCGTCAAGCGCCAGATGGAAAAGAACCAGCGCGACTTCTATCTGAACGAGCAGGTCAAGGCGATCCAGAAAGAGCTGGGTGAAGGCGAAGAAGGCGCAGACCTCGACGAAGTCGAAAAGAAAATCAGGCTGGCCAAAATGCCCGCTGAAGCGCGCAAGAAGGCCGAGAGCGAACTGAAAAAACTCAAGCTTATGTCGCCGATGTCGGCCGAGGCGACCGTGGTGCGCAATTACATCGACGTGCTGGCTTCACTCCCATGGAGCAAAAAGACCAAGATTAAGCACGACCTGGGCAACGCTGAAGAGGTGCTCAACGAAGACCACTACGGGCTCGACAAGGTCAAGGACCGCATTCTCGAATACCTTGCAGTGCAGCAGCGCGTGGACAAGGTCAAAGCACCCATCTTGTGCCTGGTAGGGCCACCGGGTGTGGGCAAGACTTCACTGGGCCAGTCGATTGCCAAGGCCACAGGCCGCAAGTACGTGCGCGTGGCCTTGGGTGGCATGCGCGATGAGGCCGAAATCCGTGGCCATCGGCGCACCTACATTGGCGCCATGCCGGGCAAAGTGCTGCAGAGCCTGGGCAAGGTGGGCACCCGCAACCCGCTGTTCCTGCTCGATGAAATCGACAAGCTGGGCACGGACTTTCGGGGCGACCCATCCAGCGCGCTGCTGGAGGTGCTCGACCCCGAGCAAAACCACACCTTTGGCGATCACTACGTCGAGGTCGATTTCGATCTGAGCGACGTGATGTTCGTCGCCACGTCCAACTCGATGAACATTCCGTCGGCCTTGCTTGACCGAATGGAAGTGATTCGACTCTCGGGGTATACCGAAGACGAGAAGGTCAACATCGCCATGAAATATCTGTTGCCCAAGCAGATGCAAAACAACGGCGTGAAGGATGAAGAACTGGAAATCACCGAGAGCGCGGTGCGCGACATGGTGCGTTACTACACGCGCGAAGCGGGTGTGCGCTCGCTGGAGCGCGATCTCTCCAAGATTTGCCGCAAGGTCGTCAAGGGACTGCTGCTCAAGAACATCGAGCCGCGCGTCGTTGTGTCTGCTGACAACTTGCCCGACTTCCTCGGGGTGCGCAAGTACACCTACGGCCGTGCCGAAGACCAGAACCAGGTTGGCCAGGTGGTGGGGTTGGCCTGGACGGAAGTGGGCGGCGATCTGCTGACCATCGAAGCCGTGACCATGCCCGGCAAAGGGGTCATCACGCGCACCGGCTCGTTGGGCGACGTGATGAAGGAATCGGTTGAAACCGCGCGCACCGTGGTGCGCAGCCGGGCGCGTTCGCTGGGCATCAAGGACGAAGCCTTTGAGAAGCGTGACCTGCACGTGCACGTGCCCGACGGTGCAACGCCCAAGGACGGTCCCAGTGCCGGCGCTGCAATGGCGACGGCTCTGGTGTCTGCGCTGACCGGTATCCCGGTGCGGGGCGATGTGGCCATGACCGGTGAGATCACCTTGCGTGGTGAGATCACAGCCATCGGCGGGCTCAAGGAAAAGCTGCTGGCGGCTTTGCGCGGCGGTATCAAGACGGTGTTGATTCCGCAGGAGAACATGAAGGACCTGCAGGAGATCCCCGACAACGTCAAGACCGGCCTGGAGATCGTGCCAGTGCGCTGGATCGACAAGGTGCTTGAACTGGCCCTGGAGCACAAGCCCGTTGCCCTGACCGACGAAGAGGTTGCGGCTGCAGCAGTTGCTGCCGCCGAAAAAGCGGCCCAGAAGAGCGGCGTGGAAGCTGTAAAGCACTGATTTGCACCGCAAATGGCCCAAAAATTTGCGCTACAATTTCAGCCTGCCAGCACATTTGTTCTAGAATAGCAGGCTGCAGACATCGCGGGAATAGCTCAGTTGGTAGAGCGCAACCTTGCCAAGGTTGAGGTCGAGAGTTCGAGACTCTTTTCCCGCTCCAGATTTTTGAGAAAAGGGAAGCGCAGGCTTCCCTTTTTTACGAAGCAGGGCTTTGGGCGCGGTAGCAAAGCGGTTATGCCCCGGATTGCAAATCCGGTTAGCGCGGTTCGACTCCGCGCCGCGCCTCCAGATTTTCTGCGCGCTGCCTTCACTGTTTGTGGAGAGCGGCGAAAAGTTGAGGTAGAATTTAAGGCTTGTCGATGCGCTGCTTTGCTGATGTTAAGCAGCGAATTGCCAAACCAATGCGGGAATAGCTCAGTTGGTAGAGCGCAACCTTGCCAAGGTTGAGGTCGAGAGTTCGAGACTCTTTTCCCGCTCCAGTTCAAAAAGGGAAGCTTCGGCTTCCCTTTTTCGTTGGTCGCCGCACAATGATTGCTTCTGTGCCGCGCGTGCGTTGCACAGCAGCTTGTGCGAGGTTACGCTGCAGGTCGGCCCGGCTTTTCGAGTGCCCCGATGGTGAAATTGGTAGACACTGCGGACTTAAAATCCGCCGCTTCTCGAAAGAGGGCGTGCCGGTTCGACCCCGGCTCGGGGCACCACCAAGAATTTATCATGTCAAATTTCAACGCTCCCTTCGAAATCCATCTGCACGGCGATGTGCCGCTGCGACCTGAAGTCGCTTATGAGCAGTTGCAGGAAGCGCTCAAGCCGCTCTGGAAGTATTCTGGCGCGCGCTCCCTGGCCGATGGCGCAGCCAGCGCGTACGAAGAAGAGCCGGGCATTGAGTTCGATGCCAAGCGCCATCTGCTGCAAATGTGCTGGACGGTGCGTGGCGACGACGATTTCCGCCAGTCGCTCGATGAGATGTGCATGAACCTCAATGATCTGGCCGATCAAGGCGCGGCCATCGAGGTCACGTTCTACGACGTCGAATTCGACGAAGACGACGAAGAGGAAGAGGGTGACTCGCGCGACGATTTCACCATCGTTTTCGTCGGGCCCACGCCGGCCGCCATCATGCAGGTTCAGCGCGATCTGCTGGTACAGGATGTCGTCAACATGATGGAGCGCCATTTCGATGGCGCCGAATTGGGCGGCGTGGTGGCCGAGATTGACAAGCTTTTCACCCAGCGCTTTGATGCGCTGGTCAACTCGCTGGAAATCGGCCGGCCTCCACGCGGTCCCGGAGGTTCGGGCGGCGCCGGCGGCAGCCACGGTGGTGGGGGCGGTCGCCGCCCGCGCCACCTGCACTGAGTTGACCAACGCCAAGCTCCCGCTGCTTTCCCGCTTGCTGGGCGCCTATCCGGCCTCGTTGCAAGACCAGGTTGGGGAATTGCTGGCCGGCGAAGGCGAGGCGCTGGCCGGTGTGCTGCTGCGCAAATACCCGCAGGTGCACCGGGTACGCAGCGACAAAGCCTTGTTCGACTATGTGGCGGATCTCAAGGCGCGCCATCTGCGCAGCACGCCGCCACTGCACAAGGTGCTATTCGACAACAAGCTGCATGTACTTCGCCATGCGCTCGGTCTGCATGTGAGCACCGCCCGCGTCCAGGGCAACCGGCTAAGCACCCGGCGCGAAATCCGCATTGCATCGTTGTTTCGGCAAGTTCCGGAAGACTTTTTGCACATGATCGTGGTGCACGAGCTGGCGCACCTGCGCGAATCGAACCACGACAAGGCGTTCTATCAGCTGTGCGAGCACATGGAGCCGCGCTACCACCAGTTGGAGTTCGATCTGCGCACTTATCTGGTGTACTGCGAGCACAGCGGCAAGCGCCTGTGGATACAGGATACTCCTGAAAAGATAGCTGCTAAAGCTTGATACGTAAGCGCTAGAAGCTTGTTTGACCAAATTTTTTGCCGTGCGCAGCCAGCGTGCGTGCACGAACCCTGAGGCCCAGCCAGCGCTGCGCTGCCATGTCGAGCGGGGCTGCCGAGCCGGTGGTCAGAAGGCAAACGTCTGTGTGCTGGGTGAGGGGGGCAGCGATTGCAGGCGGCCTGCATTGGCGAGCAGGCGGCGCGTCTGGCGGGCCACCGGCTCGCCGGTGCTCAGAATCTGTACCTTCGGCCCCAGCAGTTGCTGCAGCGCGTCCTGCGCAAACACGTAGTGGGTGCAGCCCAGAACCAGCGTATCGGTCTCGCCCGCCTTGTTGCCCCAGGGGCCCAGGGTGTCCACGTAGCGGCGGCACAGCTCCAGCGTCTTTGCCGCGTCGGCGGCAGCGTCTTGTGGGGCGCAGGCCGCCTGGGCTTCGATGGCGCTGGCCAGGCCGTCGCAGGCCTGTATTCGGCAACGCACTTGCGGCGGCAAGGCAGCAATCAGGCGCCCAAACCGCGCGCTGGAGACGGTTCCGCGCGTGGCCATGACGGCGATACGCCCCGACTGCGTGGCGCTGGCGGCGGGTTTGAGAGCGGGCTCCACCCCCACCAGAGGCAACAGCGGGTAGCGCTGGCGCAAACTGTCCATGGCCGCAGCCGTGGCCGTGTTGCAGGCCACCACCAAGGCCTTGGCGCCGTGCTGTTGCACGAGGTAGCGCGCCAGCGTATGCGTGCGCCGCGCCACGAACGCATCGCCGCGCTCGCCGTAGGGCGCGTGGCCGGTGTCGGCCAGATAGACGAAGCGCTCGGCGGGCAACTCGGCGCGAAGCGCCTGCAGCACGCTCAGGCCGCCAATGCCGCTGTCGAAGACGCCGATGGGTGCATTGCGCACCCGCTCAGCCGCCGCATCTGCCCCGTTCAAGCGGGCCTCAGGCGCTGGCCAGTTCGATGAAGTTTCCCGCCGCAATGCGCTTTTGCCATTCGACCGGGCCGGTCATGTGGACGCTGGTACCGCCAGAGTCGACGGCCACGGTCACGGGCATGTCGACCACGTCGAATTCGTAAATGGCTTCCATGCCCAGGTCTTCAAAGCCCACCACCTTGGCATGCTTGATGGCCTTGGAGACCAGGTAAGCCGCGCCGCCGACAGCCATCAGGTAGGCCGACTTGTGGTTTTTGATGGCTTCGATAGCCTCCGGGCCGCGCTCGGACTTGCCGATCATGGCGATCAGGCCGGTTTGCGACAGCATCATGTCGGTGAACTTGTCCATGCGCGTAGCGGTGGTGGGGCCGGCAGGTCCGACGACTTCGTCCCGCACCGGGTCCACCGGACCCACGTAGTAGATGACGCGGTTGGTGAAGTCCACCGGCAGCTTCTCGCCCTTGGCCAGCATGTCCTGGATGCGTTTGTGCGCGGCGTCGCGCCCTGTCAGCATCTTGCCGTTCAGCAGCAAGGTTTCGCCAGGCTTCCAACTGGCCACGTCGGCAGGAGTCAGCGTATTGAGGTCAACGCGCCGGCTCTTTTGCGTGTCGGGCAACCACTCCACCTTGGGCCAGAGGTCGAGCGAGGGCGGGTCGAGGTAGACCGGGCCCGAGCCGTCCATGACGAAATGCGCATGGCGCGTGGCGGCGCAGTTGGGGATCATGGCCACTGGCTTGCTGGCGGCGTGCGTGGGGTACATCTTGATTTTCACGTCGAGCACGGTGGTGAGACCCCCCAGGCCCTGGGCGCCAATGCCCAGGGCGTTGACCTTGGTGAACAGCTCCAGGCGCAGCTCTTCGGTCTGCGTCAGCGCTTCGCCGCGCGCAGATTTGGCTTGCAGCTCGTACATGTCCAGGTCGTCCATCAGGCTTTCCTTGGCCATCAGTACGGCCTTTTCTGCCGTGCCGCCAATGCCGATGCCCAGCATGCCGGGCGGGCACCAGCCAGCGCCCATCGTGGGCACCGTTTTGAGCACCCAGTCGACCACGCTATCGCTGGGATTGAGCATGATCATCTTGCTTTTGTTCTCCGACCCGCCGCCCTTGGCCGCGAGCGTGATGTCGAGCTTCTTGCCCGGAACAATCTCGGTAAAGATCACAGCCGGCGTGTTGTCCTTGGTGTTCTTGCGGGCAAACAGCGGGTCGGCGACCACGCTGGCGCGCAAGGTGTTGCCTGGATGGTTGTAGCCACGGCGCACGCCTTCGTTGATGGCGTCATCCAGGCTGCCGGTAAAGCCTTCCCAGCGCACATCCATGCCCACCTTGAGGAAGACATTGACGATCCCGGTATCCTGGCAAATCGGCCGGTGGCCGGTGGCGCTCATCTTGCTGTTGGTCAAGATCTGTGCCATCGCGTCCTTGGCGGCCGGGCTTTGTTCGCGTTCGTACGCACGCGCCAGATGGGCGATGTAGTCGGCCGGGTGGTAGTAGCTGATGTACTGCAACGCAGCAGCGACGGATTCAATCAGGTCTTCTTGGCGAATGAGGGTGGTCATGGCGGGGAATGCTGTGGGAGGGTCGCGAAACATGGAATTATCGCGCCGCTGCCTTGCGCAGGGCTGTCGCTGTCCTTTCGAGCGCCCCTCTCGCAGACCTTGCTGCCCCACGCACGCTATGCTGTTGCTTGGCCGCAGCGCCGGCCGATGCAACGCCAAGGAATCCTGCCATGTCTGCTCTTCGCCCCTCCGCCACGCGCACCGAGCGCGATACCTTTGGTCCCATTGACGTGCCGGCCGATCGATTGTGGGGCGCGCAGACCCAGCGCTCGCTGCAGCACTTCGATATCTCGGGCGAGCGCATGGCGCCCGAGCTGCTGCGTGCGTTGGCGCAGGTCAAACGCGCCAGTGCCTATGTGAACCAGTCGCTGGGTCTGCTGGATGCCGCCAAGACCACGGCCATCGTTGCGGCGGCCGATGAGGTGATTGCCGGGCGTCATGCGGACGAGTTTCCGTTGGTGGTCTGGCAGACCGGTTCGGGTACGCAGACCAACATGAACATGAACGAAGTGCTGGCCAACCGCGCCAGCCAGTTGCTGGGCGGCATGCGCGGAGAAACGCGGCTGGTGCACCCCAACGACGAGGTGAACAAAAGCCAATCGAGCAACGATGTGTTTCCCACCGCCATGCATGTGGCGGCGGTGGATGCGCTGGTGCGCAAGCTTTTGCCCGCGCTCCAGGCCCTGCGCATTACCTTGGGAAACAAGGCCGAGGCATTTTCGGGCATTGTGAAAATTGGTCGCACCCACCTGCAGGACGCCACGCCGATTACGCTGGGTCAGGAGATTTCTGGTTGGGTGGCGCAGTTGCAGCACGCCGAACAGCATGTGCGCGCTGCACTGCCGCACCTGGGTGAGCTGGCGCTGGGCGGCACGGCGGTGGGCACCGGCTTGAACGCGCCACAGGGTTACGCCGTGGCCGTGGCGCAGGAACTCGCAGACCTGACTGGGCTGCCGCTGTGCACCGCGCCCAACAAGTTCGAGGCGCTGGCCAGTTGCGACGCGCTGGTGCAGGCGCATGGCGCGCTCAAGGGGCTGGCCGCCAGTCTGATGAAAATCGCCAACGACGTGCGCTGGCTTGCCAGCGGGCCACGCAGCGGGCTGGGCGAAATCGCCATCCCCGAGAACGAACCGGGCTCCTCCATCATGCCCGGCAAGGTCAACCCCACGCAGTGCGAAGCACTGACCATGCTGTGCTGCCAGGTGATGGGCAATGATGTGGCCATCAACATCGGCGGCGCGTCGGGCAACTTCGAACTCAACGTCTTTCGCCCCATGGTGATCCACAATTTTCTGCAAAGCGTGCGCCTGCTGGCAGATGGCATGGCCAGCTTTGACCACCACTGCGCCCAAGGCATCGAGCCGCGCCGCGAGCGCATTGCTGAACTGCTGGAGCGATCGCTGATGCTGGTAACAGCCTTGAACACGCACATTGGCTACGACAAGGCTGCGCAGATCGCCAAGGCAGCGCACAAAGGAGGTTTGAGCTTGCGCGAAGCTGCCGTGGCCAGCGGCCACCTGACGGCAGAAGAGTTCGACGCCTGGGTGCGGCCGGAGGATATGGTTTAGGGCCGGATTCACGCACCCTGCTGCGTGGCCCCGGTGGCGTCAGGGCCAATGGCGCAGCCTCTGCGTACGGCGTTACACTAAACATTCCTTTTTAATGAATCTTTAAATTTCCGCACCATGAACGCCCACGTCCACACCTCGCCCGACGCCATTTACCCCTTCGATGCGCGCGGCGTTGCCAAGCGTTTTCGCCATGCTGCCATCTTTGGCGCACTCGATTCCTTGCATCCCGGCGAAACCATGCGTTTCGTCAATGACCATGACCCGCTGCCTCTGCTGCAGCAACTGCAGGCACGCTATGGCGATGCGGTGCAAATCACCTACCAACAGCGCGATCCAGGCGCCATCGTGATCGATTTCGTACGGGTGTAGGCGCCGAATTGGGCGCATCCAAGCCGATTGGATGCGCCTGGGTGAGCGGTTGCCACCGCCTCGCCTGAGGCGTGAGGCAGGCGCACAAGCCGAGAGTGCGTATCAAAAAATGCTATAAAATAAATAGCTGCTTTCTGTTTGCCAGTAAGCGCTAGAGGCCAATTTATCTATGAATTTTCGCCTGATGCAGGCAACGGTAGTTTGGCGTTCAGGCTCTGCCAGGGCAAGGCGATCACCGCACTGGCCAAGCGCTCAATGTCTGCTGGCGTGAGTGCCGGCGCAGCGACGCTCTGGCGCTCTTCCCATTGCTGCAAATTCGTGCCTTGCGAGCGTGCGTACAGCGGGTCGTAGTGCCGGGCCATCAGCTCAGCAAACAGCGCAGCCAGGTTGCGCCCGTGCGCCCAGGCTTGCCAGCGTGCGATGACCTCGCCGCCGTGCAGTTCCCGCAAGTTGTGCAGCTGATGTGCCAGCAGCTGCGGGTCGTCGCCCAGGTTGGCGTAGTCGCGCAGCAGAAAATCAAGCCGCGCCTCGGGGCTGGCCACTATCTCCACGCACGGGCTGGCGCGCAGGCGCAGCATCAACGCGGGTGGCACGCTGATTCTTCCAATGCGACTGCTTTCCGCTTCCACGTACACCGGCTGCGTTGCATCGAAGGCTTCGATCGCATCGGCCAGCGCCGTCTCAAACGCGGTTTGCGCGGGCTGCGCCACGCCTGGCCAGCCGCCCAGCACGGAACCCCGGTGGCGTGCCAGCCCTTCCAGGTCCAGCGTCTGCGCGCCTTGCTCCGCCAGCGCCTGCAGCACACGCGTCTTGGCGCTGCCCGTCGGTCCGCAGAGCACGCGCAGATGCAGCTGCGGCGCCAGCGTATCAATCTGCGTGATCACATGGCGGCGCCAGGCCTTGTAGCCGCCAGACAATTGCTGCGCGTCCCAGCCCACCAGACGCAGCCAGGTCACCATGGAACCGCTGCGCATGCCACCGCGCCAGCAATAGACCAGCGGGCGCCAAACGGCGGGCTGCTCGGCAAAGCGTTCGCGCAAATGGCGCGCCAGGTTCGCGGCCACCATGGCGCCGCCTACTCGCCGCGCCTCGAATGCCCCCTGTTGCTTGTAGAGCGTGCCGACGATGCGTCGCTCTTCATCGTCCAGCACCGGGCAGTTGATGGCGCCGGGCAGGTGATCGACGGCGAACTCGGCCGGCGAGCGGGCGTCGATGATCGTGTCGAACCCATGGCGATCCCCAACGCAGACCGGGCCTCGGCGGCTCATGGGAAAACCTGGGCTACAGGCACCAAAAGAGGAAAGGGGAGCGGACTGGACACGGAAGCGGCGAGAAAAATACTGGACAAGTTCAAGAGGCTTGTGATGGCGCGGGCGCGTCCATCATGCGGGCCACGTAACGGGCGATCAAATCGACTTCCAGGTTGACGGAAGAGCCCGCCGAAAGCCTGCTTAGCGCGGTGTTCTCCACGGTGTGCGGAATCAGGTTGATGCTCGCTTCACAGCCCTCTGCACTATCCGCAATGCGGTTCACCGTGAGACTGACGCCATTGACCGTGATCGAGCCCTTGTAAGCCAGGTAGCGCGCCAGATCCGGCGGTGCCAGTACGCGCAGTTCCCAACTCTCGCCCACGGGTGCAAAGTGCATGACCCGGCCCACCGCATCGACATGGCCCGAAACCAGGTGTCCACCGAGCCGATCGTTGGCGCGCAGGGCCTTTTCAAGGTTGACGGCGCCCAGTGCTGCCAATCCCGCAGTCTTGTTGAGCGATTCGGCAGAGATATCGATGGAAAAGCGCCCGCCCGCCGCGTCCAGGCTGGTGACGGTCATGCAGGCGCCATTGATCGCAATGCTGTCACCCAATCCAACATCCGTCAGAAAGGTCGGCTCGCAATGGATGGTCAGGCGCTTGCCGTGCGCGGACGAGCCGCCCAGCGACTGTACTTCGGCGATCTGGCCGACATGGGTGATGATTCCAGTGAACATGGCGTTATTGTCGCAGCGCAGCACTGCGGGGCGGCACGGCCCGGATCAAAACCATGGCGGATGCTGGAATCGCGCCAGCACCCGCAGGTCCGGCCCGATCATCTGCGTGCTGTGAAACTCCAGCGCCAGTCCATCCGCCAGGGATTCGAGTGGCGCCAGATCGGCCATGCCGCGCCCAGGGCCTAGCATGCGGGGTGCCAGATACAGCAGCAGTTCGTCCACGAGCCCTTGGCGCAGCAGGGCGCCATTGAGCCGGTAGCCTGCTTCCACGTGCAACTCGTTTACGCCGCGTTGCGCCAAATCGTGCAGTGCGCCGTGCAAATCGACCTGGCCCGCGGAGCCTGGCAGCAGCACGGCGGTGGCGCCCCGCGCTTCCAGGGCTGCCTTGCGAGTCGAAAACCCTGGGTCCAACGGGCCTGCGGCGTAGATCAGGCACGTGCGATCAGCTGCGAACAAGTGGGCATCTGGGGGCGTTTCCAAGCGACTGTCCAGGACCACAGATTTGGGCTGGCGCGGTGTTGGCACTTCACGTACATCGAGGCGCGGGTTGTCGGCCAGCACCGTGCCAATACCTGTCATCACCGCGCATGCCCTGGCACGCCAGGAATGGCCATCGGCCCGCGCCTCAGCTGAGGTGATCCACTGGCTGGCGCCATTGGTGAGCGCGGTGGTGCCGTCGAGCGATGCGGCC encodes:
- the mnmH gene encoding tRNA 2-selenouridine(34) synthase MnmH, yielding MSRRGPVCVGDRHGFDTIIDARSPAEFAVDHLPGAINCPVLDDEERRIVGTLYKQQGAFEARRVGGAMVAANLARHLRERFAEQPAVWRPLVYCWRGGMRSGSMVTWLRLVGWDAQQLSGGYKAWRRHVITQIDTLAPQLHLRVLCGPTGSAKTRVLQALAEQGAQTLDLEGLARHRGSVLGGWPGVAQPAQTAFETALADAIEAFDATQPVYVEAESSRIGRISVPPALMLRLRASPCVEIVASPEARLDFLLRDYANLGDDPQLLAHQLHNLRELHGGEVIARWQAWAHGRNLAALFAELMARHYDPLYARSQGTNLQQWEERQSVAAPALTPADIERLASAVIALPWQSLNAKLPLPASGENS
- a CDS encoding riboflavin synthase, whose protein sequence is MFTGIITHVGQIAEVQSLGGSSAHGKRLTIHCEPTFLTDVGLGDSIAINGACMTVTSLDAAGGRFSIDISAESLNKTAGLAALGAVNLEKALRANDRLGGHLVSGHVDAVGRVMHFAPVGESWELRVLAPPDLARYLAYKGSITVNGVSLTVNRIADSAEGCEASINLIPHTVENTALSRLSAGSSVNLEVDLIARYVARMMDAPAPSQAS
- the ribD gene encoding bifunctional diaminohydroxyphosphoribosylaminopyrimidine deaminase/5-amino-6-(5-phosphoribosylamino)uracil reductase RibD, producing the protein MTTTAPLMNQALGLAAQALYLSSPNPRVGCVIAASDGTILGQGFTQQAGGPHAEVMALRDAQAAGADVRGATAYVTLEPCAHQGRTGPCCDALIAAGVAKVVASLEDPNPLVAGQGFARLRAAGVAVEVGPGAAESRELNIGFFSRMARGLPWVRVKVAASLDGTTALTNGASQWITSAEARADGHSWRARACAVMTGIGTVLADNPRLDVREVPTPRQPKSVVLDSRLETPPDAHLFAADRTCLIYAAGPLDPGFSTRKAALEARGATAVLLPGSAGQVDLHGALHDLAQRGVNELHVEAGYRLNGALLRQGLVDELLLYLAPRMLGPGRGMADLAPLESLADGLALEFHSTQMIGPDLRVLARFQHPPWF